GAATTTGTGTACCAACAAACTTACAATTCCTAGATTTGGTAATTTACAAGTTACCGAAAGTTTAAATGTAGCTAATGCAACAGCAATTGTTTTAAGCGAATTTAAACGTAGAATATATTAATGAAACGCAAAGTTGATAAAAAAACCGCGCGTTTGCATTTTTGTTACGTTTCCGGTCCAAGGGCTGTATGGCGTGTTATCATCAATAATTTCATTATCTAAACCAAAAACGCCACGAATAGAAGGTGAAAATTTAAAGTATTCAAAATAAATATCAATACCTAAACCTGCTTCTAAATTGCCTGTACCGCGTTTCATTCTAAATTTCCCGTTGTAATTATCATCGGTAGCATTGTAATTGCTTGATAAGTTCATGGCGTACGAATAACCACCAATTAAGTACGGTTTAATATTACCTGTACGTTTTGCCGAAAATTTTAATAAAAATGGTAAATTAATATAGGTTGATTTTACTTCGCGTGTTTTATCAAAATCATCAAGGATATACGGGAAAATTAAAT
This genomic window from Flavobacterium agricola contains:
- the porT gene encoding type IX secretion/gliding motility protein PorT/SprT produces the protein MKKQLTLLLLFIGILAQAQGMFGKNPIINLENFDQKRIHYGFYLGLNSYDFKFDYKDVAEDIEVKSSVGFNVGIIGNLKLTEHLDFRFEPGVSFSSRNLIFPYILDDFDKTREVKSTYINLPFLLKFSAKRTGNIKPYLIGGYSYAMNLSSNYNATDDNYNGKFRMKRGTGNLEAGLGIDIYFEYFKFSPSIRGVFGLDNEIIDDNTPYSPWTGNVTKMQTRGFFINFAFH